TGAAAGTGTCCTGGCAGACGCCAGTATGAAAGTTTGATAATGAGTTCAGATCATCTCACCTCGTATGTTTTTGGTACAGTAAGAAATAACAAGGGGTACATGCATTGTAAATGAAGGTTTGTTTAAATGTTTTAATATTATGGAAGCATGTTGTTTATGTTTCAGGGATTATCACCCGAAGGACTGCCCTCCACCCTGTACGAAGTTTGGACGTCATTTGGTAACTGATGTACAGCCATTTGGGTAAGACAACAATTCTAGTACTTGACAACAATGATACTTGCAGTGATATCAGTGATTCCATAACAAGTGCCGAACtttccaaaaaaataaaatgatttCGTGTAATGGCATTACACTGTGTCTGTTATAATATGTCCTCAGTTCAGCATGCTACTGCTAGTACCTCATTTAAATGTCTTTACAGTAAGGAAGAGTAAGATTAAATTACTATTCAGTAAGAGTAAAGAAAAGGTTTTCTGAGTTAGTACAGGTAAATGTTAGTAACTGGCTTGTTTCTTTACAGTCAGGAGGTCCATCTGATCTTAAAGTCTATTCCCGATGACATAAATCGGAAATGTATCCTTAGAGGCTTCTGGGCGGACACGCATGTGAAAGCTGGAGATGTTATAAACGTTTTATCTCATTTCGATGCATCTGGCATCAGTTACGTTAGTGACAAGCAAGGCCTGCTTGTGGTGAATCCTGATTACCTGGTGTCCGGGACGACGGTCGTCGGCAGTGTCTACTGCATGAGGAGGTATGTCAGAGGACTGTTTCTTGTCGAGGAGAGCAGGATGGTTTCACCAAAATGCCAGGCAAATAGACATTACACTGCAGAGATGGCTATGGTCCAGGCTGCATCAGTTACCGTTGGCTCTTGTTCTCATGAACGTCGAACTATTGAAGATCTACAAGTATCCACATGTTACAAGTTCAGAGTAATTCTCACTGTTTGGTCTTCAAAAGCATTGTGTTACCCTAAAATTACTCGATTACCTCTTGATATTGAATTGTGGTTCTGAGGGAAAACATCAGCACAAGGCAGTTTGTAATCGTTTCTACAAATGTTAAACTAGACCTAAAAAAGGATGAACTCTGAATGTTTCTGTTTGATTCTTCAGGTCTGTTCTAAATGCCAAGTTTAAGGGAATGGATGGAAGGAATGTACACATGCTCTACGGTAGCATCATACACAGTCTCTTCCAAAAGGTGAGTAAATTTTAAGATGCCAAATCATGAGACTTAGCAGTGGTTCATGTACAGTAACCTTGGTACTTCTTGTCAGACTCTGTCTTCAAGTCTGGTTGCTATTGCCTGTCTTTACGAGCCCAGACTACCCCATTTGATTTCTAAGTTTTCTCTCCCAGGCTGGTTTGCCTTCTAAATGTAGGGCAAAGGAGGCCAGTCTTCCCCAAGCGACTATTCTGTCTTATAACCTGGGCTGTTTGGTGGGTTAGAAATACTGTTCTCAGGCTTATACCGACTTCTACCctttcagatacatgtactggtaaCTTGCTTTGTTCTTTCAGATAACCTTAACCTCTGTGTTTTCAGATTATCCAAGATAGACAGTTTAGTGAAGATGCGATGCTAAATGCTGCTCATGATATTCTCAAGGAAAAGAAGTTTCTACATGAAATGTAAGATAGGTGAAGGTTGACAATCAAATGCTGATATTTTCGCTCACCTGTGTATCATAAAGCGATGTTATATAAACAGAGCGTCCAGTCTAATCATCAGGTTGATAGAATTCTTCGGAAAGAACATACATTGTTGATTAACTTTCACAATCTTGATAGTAGTTTTACTTTTGAAGTGATGTGTTTTATGTTGTTTAGGTATGCTCTTGGTTTGAAAGAAGAAGCAGTCTTGGACGAGATCAAGATCTATATCCCACAGATCATATCCTGGGGGAAGAAGCACGTTCACCAGGGCCTCTATACGTTTGGTGAGAAGAGGCACCCGAAGGGAGAGCTGAGTGTGATTGGGGTGAAGGATATTGAAGAGAATGTCTGGTCGCCGCGATTCGGGATCAAAGGAAAAATTGATGTCACAGTCGATGTCAAGGTGATCAAAATATTTAGTACACTTTGTCATAGAAGTTGAACTTGCAGTCCCCGAAGAAATCTCCGCAATGAAAATATTGAGCCCGATCAGAAACAATTTGTGCCTGACTGTGAAGAGTCCTGTTAGATTCCAGAGTCAAATTCAAGGAACTCGCTTGCATTTATGGTGTAGGTCATCAGGTAGAGATATTGTGCTTCTTGTATAGGCAACCAAATGATATTTACTGATCTGAAAGAACTTTCCCTGTGTGTGGAATGATTTGTCTTTTGTAATTAAAGTTTCAGTATTAGCATTTCACTTCAATTTGTTTTAGATTCATAAAACCGCTGGTGCATCTAGGAAGATTGTCCCACTTGAGTTGAAGACAGGAAAGTCTTCATTTTCAGTTGAGCACAAAGGTCAAGTCACCTTATACTCGATGATGATGTCCGATCGAAGGCCGGACCCGGAGATGGGGATTCTACTTTATCTGAAAGATGGCGCCATGCAGAACGTGCCAGCTGAAGAACAGAACAAAAAAGGtatttgattgattttaaaaaaaaattttttactAGATATGAAGACATTGTACATGTCCTGTCGTTAATAAATCTTTGTAGATGTGCATTTTGGGCACAATAATATTGACGGGTTTGATTGGAGCAATATCTCACCTCTGGCTATTTAGATTTTGTCACAATATTTTGCAATATGTGcctttgtcttcaagatggctCCAACAACTGATATATCTTATGCATTTCTCTTTATAGGCCTTCTACAACTTAGAAATGAGCTGACCCACTACCTGACCAACAGCTTGGAGAAAGTGTCTGGAGTTCAAGGCGAGGAGACACGATTGACATCGCTTCCCAGACCCATCAGCAACGATAGAGCTTGCAAGAGGTGTCCTCACCTTCTTACCTGTGCTTTGTATCAAAGGTAAACCATTTTCATATTGAGTCAATTGGGAacatttcgactaattctgcatGTTTCAGCATTAGGTAATCAATATGTTTTCCCAATGTTCATGTGCTGACCAGGTTTTCCAAATGTTGGTGCGGTACCTTGAATTAAGCATTGAATCTGGCGGGCTCCCAGGACCTAGAAATGTATGCGTTACTGCACTTTGAGAAAATCTGGAAAAGGCATCATATTTGTTGATTCAAATCCTGGTAATGGATAGCAGAACTGTAAAGTTTGTTGTGATTGATAAACAAACCACACTGTTGTTTTTCAGTTCCATAGAGCATCTTTCCCTTCCAAATCACCCAATGGAGTCTCTGGTTCCCGACACCCTGTCCCATCTGTCTCCAAGCCATCTTGACTACTTCGTCTCCTGGTGCTACATGCTACAGCTAGAGGATCAGGCCTCGAAAGCTCGTGATAACACCAAGGGCATCTGGTGTAAAAACGCACTTGAAAGGCAAGTACAACTTCAGCACAAGTTCAAATTTATTCAGCAACACTTCAGCACAAGCAGTCATGGAATGTTCTGCCTTCAGTTATCTGTGCGCTGTGTGTTTTAGACTGTACTAAAGTAGTGTTCCTTAAATTCTGACCAAGTCTCTGAGTTCAGAGGTTCCTCATCAAATCCGTTCAATTGATCTTGATCTCTTTCTTCTAGGGAGGGCAAAGGTGGTTGTCTCAGCACTATGATTCTCAGCAGCGATTCCACTACTGACAGACTGCTGGAAGATGGTAACACTGTACACACATTTGTCAGACATCCAGCACACCCAAGGTAAGCCGTGAACCCTATGTAGGCACAGATAGTGGCGCCATTTGGATAAATGAGTGATCCTGTCAAAAGCTCGAGTTCAGACAGTTTCATTCAGTTTCGGCTCTTTGGAAACGAAATTCCTGTGTGACACATAGTGGGTGTATGGGagtgatgaaatgaatatcCTTTGAAAAAGTTGGCGTCATCAACTGTTACACCAGGCTCTGGCTGTACATGTAGTGTtgttataatttttttcagcgAAATATTGGCGGTCAGTTTCGTCCAAGGTGAGAGTGTCGTGATCAGCTGTGAGAACAAAGGCCTGATTGCACTCAGTATTGGCTACGTCAtgaacttcactgaaaatcTCATTGAACTGAGCACTGACAGGTGAGTGGGGTCATAAGTCATATTCAGAGGTATAACACAGTCTCAGAATCTCAATTTCAACCTGTGTTGGGTCTCCTGGGCAAAGTGTGTCCGAGGGACATAAAAATCGTCCTCATCATTGCTGCCTTGCATGGAAAGGGAAACATTGGTGTTTGATTATATTCTTTTCAATTTGTCACAAACGTTTCTTCTGAGAACcaaaaagtcacaatcaggatgTAGGTATTTATTCACTTTGATTGCTATTTCAGAAACCTTCGGAATGATCCAGAGTATCACTCGATGATTTTCCGTCTCGACAAGTGTAACTTATACAACTCCATGGCAACCAATTTCTCCAATCTGGCCAAGCTAATGGAAGACGACCCGGCAAGCGCTAGACTGAGGGAGCTCCTGATTGAACATAGGGCCCCCGAATTTAGTCACACATTGTCTAAAGGTGCTATCGAAAAAGGTGAGTCGTTCAgggtactggtcagaaataCTTTTGTTTAAACGGTGATTGAGCACCACTGATTAAAACACCACTTCTCTTGATAGGCAAATTCGAGCTACGGGTTGAAGAGTGTATCTGTCTTGGCTCCTAAAAGAACCACAATGCCctgaatgatcatgatgattgaaaATATTCCTTCTTTTTCTCCTGTTTCAGTGAAACACATCTTCAAGAAATTAAACAAACCCCAGAAGTCAGCTGTACTCAAGGTTTTGATGAGTCAAGACTACGTGTTGATCAAGGGCTACCCAGGAACGGGCAAGACCTCGACCATCATTGCTCTAGTCAGAATGTTGGTGTGCCTTGGCTGCAGCGTGCTACTGACAAGTTACACCCACTCTGCCGTTGATAATATCCTCCTGAAGCTCATACAAAACAAAGTGGACTTTCTCCGACTTGGCAGACTTGAAAAGATTCATCCGTCCGTTCAGCCATACTCGGCTGAGGTGCTTACCAGAGATATTCATTCTGTTGCTGAGTTGGAAAGCTTCTATGCATCCAAGGTAGGATTATTTGTCACTCAATCTGTGAAAAGTGTCTCATTTCTCACTCTATCTTGTCGCAGCTGGGGCGTTTTGTCAACTGTTTCCCTCAACCTTGTTGCAAATATGTCTTATTCAGTGGGCAGAATGACAGACTATACCACTCTATCATTCATGATCTTCATGCAAACAAAATTTGCCTCTGTCTGTGAATGTCTCTTTGGGCGTAATCTCTTTTATAATATAAAACATCTCTTCCATTTTAGCAAATTGTTGCCACCACATGTTTCGGTGTGACCCACCAGCTGTTTACTCAGAGGTTCTTCGATGTTTGTATCGTGGACGAAGCCTCCCAGATCCTGCAGCCGGCCTGCATGGGACCACTCTTCTATGCCAAGAAGTTTGCCTTGGTCGGTGATCCTCAGCAGCTTCCACCAGTGGTTCAGAGCAAGGATGCTATGTGAGAAATAATGCCTTGTTCTGTTTTGCCTTTCTTAGGGAGTTCAGTGAAAGTAAGCGTAAAGTGGTTAAGACCATACAGAACCCCAGCGGATCTGTCTCTCAATACATTGtttgagaatacatgtagtgtctACAACCTAATCCCAATAATATACTTGAAAAAGAGAAGGTTGGGTAAAATATTTATATTGAAGTATTTGTCATTTATTTATGTGACTGaggttgatttttttctgctcacaGGGCCCGTGGCATGGACCAGAGTTTGATTGTACGACTGGATACAAATGGTGCTACGTATGAGTTGGATGTGCAATACAGGATGAATAGGTAGATGAATGACATTTTGTCGATCTTCTTTGTCTTCACATCAGAAAATCCCAACTAGAAAGGATGAAGTCTAAGACATTTGCCCTGTCTACAAACCTGAATATAGAATAGCTCAAACAGAACTTCATTTTTAGTCCACCCTTGCACGCTGCACTTTTCTGTAAGGAGACCAGCTAAAGTGTGTTCTCATCATATTTTcctcatttttttctgattcttTCTCTCCAGATCTATCATGGAGCTAAGTAACCAGTTGGTCTATGACGGCATACTAAAATGTGGCTCAGAAAGTGTGGCGAGCAGTTGTTTGCGATTACAGACGGATGAATTCATGAATCAGGTAAGAGGAACAGGATGACATTTGGCATCGGACAATAGTTGTTCACATGGACATATCATGTGGCAGAATTGCTGTAGCATGTACGAGAGCAAGCAGCCTAATGTGTCAAAAAGAGTCATTTAGCTTCTGTAAAAACGACCATATTGTATTTGCAATATATTCTGCATAACAAGCTTGACttgaacattttcttgtcaattaTCCTAAATGAATGATTTATCTGACTTTAGCTCCCGCCTACTTGTGAATGGATAAAGGCTTCGCTTGATCCATCACCTGGAAAGGAAGTGCTCTTCCTTGATACCACTCAGGTAGGCATCTGTTTATAGAACTattttcatatcattatcatgttCAGTGTAAACTTCGAGGAGCCTCAGAGCTCAGTGATTTTAACCACTGGGCCATGAGGCTGACTACCAGGCAACCACCTCTTCAATTGGATGGATTCTTGATTTTTCAGGTGCCGGCTCCAGAGTCCAGAAGCACTGAAGGCCAACTGCAAAATGAGGTCGAGGCCATGATGACATTACAAGTATCTTATTCATTAGTGCAGGTATATGTCCGAAAATTGAACTGAGGTATGAAAACTCCAGCCATGTCTCATGATATCTTGGACTCTGAAACATGGGTGGAATTCTGTTTCTTGtctttaaatacatgtatatattgtaaatatttgtcattAAAGACCTTATGAGTACACTGGCTGATTGAGGTGGCTTTGACGATGTCAGCTGAGGTAAATGTTTGGGGAGAGTTGGGGAAAGGTAGCCCTGTCATTGCAATCTATTTTCAATTGGCTGGCATGTGAATGAAAAACGATGGCAGGAGCTACCTTGTCCCTTTATATCCTTACATGTACTTATCATCAATCATATCTACTTTCAGAGTGGTGTAGACCCTGCAGACATAGGTATCATAGCCCCGTACAGGAATCAGGTCCAGTTCATCAAGAAGTCACTAGAATCCCTGCCTTGCCTTCCCAATACAATCGAGGTGAATACGGTCGACCAGTACCAGGGCAGGGACAAAGATGTCATCATTATTTCATATGTGAGGAGTCAAAGGGCACAAGAAAATGTAAGTTATAGGGAACACAGTTTTATAAAGCTGGAGGGGTCTACAGTGGACAGATATCTAAACAGATGGGAgtagactgtctctgatgtTTACCAAGATAATTCTGTCACATGTAGACTGATGTTCCATAACCTAGGCACCGAATTGTATTGGCATTAAAAGCCCTCATCCTGCCTTAGAGAAGGAATATTCCCTGGAGAATAACGCTGCCAGGTGCAGAACTAGCACTGAAGAGGAAgaaactgtcacaaccatacctACAATTAGATGATTGTTATTGAAATCTTTTGTCATTCTTCTTCTAGACTGGAGATATTCTACACGATCTTCGCCGACTGAACGTCGCTATCACAAGAGCCAAGCACAAATTGATATTCATTGGACACGTCCCCAGCCTAAGGAGTTACGGACCTTTGAACAGTTTGATTGAGCTTTTACGAGACAATCAGATTTACTCCCTACCTGCTGGGGCTCATGCCCACCTAGACCTGAAAGAGCTTGAAACAaatgacttttgaaagtgttaATTTCTGAACATTTGAACGTGTTTGTCATAGAGACATGTTTCTTTCCCAACGTGTTCATTCCTATTCACTGAGATGTATGTATCCTTAGTTTGACATCTAACTGTGATGATGAATTACTGCATGAACTCCGGTAATGCCCTTGAATGTGTATAAATCGGGTATATTCTTGTATTCGCCACTGCCATTTTACAGCAGTTTTTGATTTTGGTTAATTCACTTTTGAGAACCTAAGTTTCTTGCAGCAAACTCTATTGTCATATAAATGTAAAAATTCCGTACAAAACTGGTAAATAAATTATTTCAGTTGAAATTctatgattgttttgtttacttttgacaACACAAATGTGCACATGAGGATCTTTAACAGGAT
This is a stretch of genomic DNA from Lineus longissimus chromosome 2, tnLinLong1.2, whole genome shotgun sequence. It encodes these proteins:
- the LOC135483009 gene encoding DNA replication ATP-dependent helicase/nuclease DNA2-like, whose protein sequence is MGKLSLKKNRPEKSEKQTTLSSFFKSPSGSNSGAASSSLFSTVGGGSSSSKLPKTSEAKTKSSPKASSSANLGKRSNHGAETKNVERQRNEDVSVIDLTDDRSEKSLRKNVGRNVHSSEVKDSPGRTDTETRESGHRGSCAAKVTAVSCSSIDDAKRTSTSSSSDLVQCLQENPKNDDVGASAPGSFFFGSTCAEPTEKCSDMTEQVSVIPETQIMSPEPQAVVGVSHDRKIGNSSKKGVTVGVNDGGKAAKNPNTTMSDLDDSLTFIPPTPETKPLGSNARKRVQGRSFMLSASNLSASHLGFKPRKQLRPKGKSSKPEPTPFEGCNFSLMGSNKEVEKYSDLQMQVLYSAHGMTSGPASVLEGGMDACTTDMDCSGDGPVVPRVTTAVSIKENSSDARAKKSHIVSSKIQKHSDRFGKVVSTSDLGDVADGSNKSLKGGVKRACAKGLGISPNPKRLTPKQHYGEVLSTKRNLNSDMDWCSAGHSTAALEDAKRTFGTPKHLQTDAASDNILNSPDYGVDFEDSKMVNPHKTSSRKQRLKMLSAADKAPDKKSLSYSRVLSGRNKKTKTSLPNVAGSAVGDENLASDEFLSCLIYELRSPTAGTSTPKMKTSHKDRSKCDMNLSGVIAGDDGFDCCMDGVRSLPQDDDEDILSDIIGEIRGCTQATQAHSYDKKLNRKWKKLDDKNRSFSGAVSDRGEQGQLESSTEKLKTDLNSNFPSGSVLTDTSLSSNANLCENNKKICGKPVTLGNKSSSLNQLKDNGDSCDSAMDMVCDSPVTLGHPEIHDMLVVKDNLKIQSKANIEYESSSGISEQSSEQSQEKILPVVQIPEMEFEDFSMDGSWMEHLDLNEPEVNLSKSFSKFSPFNKAPEDYHPKDCPPPCTKFGRHLVTDVQPFGQEVHLILKSIPDDINRKCILRGFWADTHVKAGDVINVLSHFDASGISYVSDKQGLLVVNPDYLVSGTTVVGSVYCMRRSVLNAKFKGMDGRNVHMLYGSIIHSLFQKIIQDRQFSEDAMLNAAHDILKEKKFLHEMYALGLKEEAVLDEIKIYIPQIISWGKKHVHQGLYTFGEKRHPKGELSVIGVKDIEENVWSPRFGIKGKIDVTVDVKIHKTAGASRKIVPLELKTGKSSFSVEHKGQVTLYSMMMSDRRPDPEMGILLYLKDGAMQNVPAEEQNKKGLLQLRNELTHYLTNSLEKVSGVQGEETRLTSLPRPISNDRACKRCPHLLTCALYQSSIEHLSLPNHPMESLVPDTLSHLSPSHLDYFVSWCYMLQLEDQASKARDNTKGIWCKNALEREGKGGCLSTMILSSDSTTDRLLEDGNTVHTFVRHPAHPSEILAVSFVQGESVVISCENKGLIALSIGYVMNFTENLIELSTDRNLRNDPEYHSMIFRLDKCNLYNSMATNFSNLAKLMEDDPASARLRELLIEHRAPEFSHTLSKGAIEKVKHIFKKLNKPQKSAVLKVLMSQDYVLIKGYPGTGKTSTIIALVRMLVCLGCSVLLTSYTHSAVDNILLKLIQNKVDFLRLGRLEKIHPSVQPYSAEVLTRDIHSVAELESFYASKQIVATTCFGVTHQLFTQRFFDVCIVDEASQILQPACMGPLFYAKKFALVGDPQQLPPVVQSKDAMARGMDQSLIVRLDTNGATYELDVQYRMNRSIMELSNQLVYDGILKCGSESVASSCLRLQTDEFMNQVRLPPTCEWIKASLDPSPGKEVLFLDTTQVPAPESRSTEGQLQNEVEAMMTLQVSYSLVQSGVDPADIGIIAPYRNQVQFIKKSLESLPCLPNTIEVNTVDQYQGRDKDVIIISYVRSQRAQENTGDILHDLRRLNVAITRAKHKLIFIGHVPSLRSYGPLNSLIELLRDNQIYSLPAGAHAHLDLKELETNDF